One region of Streptomyces rishiriensis genomic DNA includes:
- a CDS encoding DUF4032 domain-containing protein, translating into MALQISATNPEHPALLLELPWHLPLEEWPEEVLVPLPRGISRHVVRYAQAGDEVIAVKELAERPALREYELLRDLDRLGIPAVDPLAVVTGRADHGGVPLESVLVTRHLGGSMPYRSMFETTMRPATMHRLMDALAVLLVRLHLAGFAWGDCSLSNTLFRRDAGAYAAYLVDAETGDLHPQLSPGQRDYDLDLARVNISGELLDLEASGALHPSVDPIEFGREICARYGALWQELTRTSVYPAGKYHYIERRIRRLNELGFDVAEMQIEHSSNGDTVTFVPKVVDAGHHQRQLLRLTGLDTEENQARRLLNDLESWMATQDDYAPGDPLAARPEVLAHRWVRDVFRPTVRAVPLELRGSMDAAEIYHELLEHRWYLSEHAQHDIGLGTVVEDYIKRILPKARETLEPTLPE; encoded by the coding sequence ATGGCTTTGCAGATCAGCGCCACCAACCCGGAGCATCCGGCACTCCTGCTGGAGCTGCCCTGGCACCTGCCCCTGGAGGAGTGGCCCGAGGAGGTCCTCGTCCCGCTGCCGCGCGGCATCTCCCGCCACGTGGTGCGCTACGCCCAGGCCGGGGACGAGGTGATCGCCGTCAAGGAGCTCGCCGAGCGTCCCGCCCTGCGCGAGTACGAGCTGCTGCGCGATCTGGACCGTCTCGGCATCCCCGCCGTCGACCCGCTGGCCGTGGTCACCGGCCGCGCCGACCACGGCGGCGTCCCGCTGGAGTCGGTGCTGGTCACCCGGCATCTGGGCGGCTCGATGCCGTACCGCTCGATGTTCGAGACGACGATGCGCCCGGCGACCATGCACCGGCTCATGGACGCCCTCGCGGTGCTGCTGGTGCGGCTGCACCTGGCCGGCTTCGCGTGGGGCGACTGCTCACTGTCCAACACGCTGTTCCGGCGGGACGCGGGCGCCTACGCCGCCTACCTCGTCGACGCCGAGACCGGCGACCTGCACCCCCAGCTGAGCCCCGGCCAACGGGACTACGACCTCGACCTCGCCCGCGTCAACATCAGCGGCGAACTGCTCGACCTGGAGGCGTCCGGGGCGCTGCATCCCTCGGTGGATCCGATCGAGTTCGGCAGGGAGATCTGCGCCCGCTACGGGGCCCTGTGGCAGGAACTGACCCGCACCTCGGTCTACCCCGCCGGCAAGTACCACTACATCGAGCGCCGGATCCGCCGGCTCAACGAGCTCGGCTTCGACGTCGCCGAGATGCAGATCGAGCACTCCTCCAACGGCGACACGGTCACCTTCGTGCCGAAGGTCGTGGACGCGGGCCACCACCAGCGTCAGCTGCTGCGCCTCACCGGTCTGGACACCGAGGAGAACCAGGCCCGGCGACTGCTGAACGACCTCGAGAGCTGGATGGCGACCCAGGACGACTACGCCCCGGGCGACCCCCTCGCCGCCCGCCCCGAGGTGCTGGCGCACCGCTGGGTGCGGGACGTCTTCCGGCCCACCGTACGGGCGGTCCCCCTCGAGCTGCGCGGCTCCATGGACGCGGCGGAGATCTACCACGAGCTCCTCGAGCACCGCTGGTACCTCTCGGAGCACGCGCAGCACGACATCGGTCTCGGCACGGTGGTCGAGGACTACATCAAGAGGATCCTGCCCAAGGCCCGGGAGACCCTGGAGCCGACCCTCCCGGAGTGA
- a CDS encoding MBL fold metallo-hydrolase, translating to MRAEVRQVADGTYLVHGSNTNWVILTEGDAVTLIDTGYPGDRQLVLDSLASVGSSPEAVTAVLITHAHNDHLGSAEHLRSEYGTPVYLHEAEVPHARREFLQQVTVGEVLRNAWRPGVLPWMVHALRSGGTEQHPVTAPEAFPGAGGPLDLPGRPVPVHTPGHTSGHAVFHLPQAGVVVTGDALVSGHPTSRLEGPQLLPDMFHHERARAVESLGVIEGLAADLLLPGHGPLHQGSVKAAAQRARELAV from the coding sequence ATGCGGGCAGAAGTACGGCAAGTGGCGGACGGCACCTACCTGGTGCACGGCAGCAACACCAACTGGGTGATCCTCACCGAAGGGGACGCCGTCACACTGATCGACACCGGCTATCCGGGAGACCGGCAGCTGGTCCTCGACTCCCTCGCCTCCGTGGGGAGTTCCCCGGAGGCCGTCACGGCCGTGCTGATCACCCACGCCCACAACGACCACCTGGGCTCCGCCGAGCACCTGCGCTCGGAGTACGGCACCCCGGTGTATCTGCACGAGGCCGAAGTGCCGCACGCCCGCCGGGAGTTCCTCCAGCAGGTGACCGTGGGCGAGGTGCTGAGGAACGCCTGGCGGCCCGGTGTGCTGCCCTGGATGGTGCACGCGCTGCGCTCCGGCGGCACCGAGCAGCACCCGGTCACCGCGCCCGAGGCGTTCCCCGGGGCCGGCGGCCCGCTCGACCTGCCCGGCCGGCCCGTCCCGGTGCACACCCCCGGCCACACCAGCGGCCACGCCGTCTTCCACCTTCCGCAAGCGGGTGTCGTCGTCACCGGTGACGCCCTGGTGAGCGGTCATCCGACCAGCCGGCTGGAGGGGCCGCAGCTGCTGCCGGACATGTTCCACCACGAGCGCGCCCGCGCGGTGGAGTCCCTGGGCGTGATCGAGGGACTGGCGGCCGATCTCCTGCTGCCCGGCCACGGCCCGCTGCACCAGGGATCCGTGAAGGCGGCGGCCCAGCGGGCCCGCGAACTCGCCGTCTAA
- a CDS encoding alpha-ketoglutarate-dependent dioxygenase AlkB: MTAHHLQGSLFDQTDELRLGPLDGIGRTTLGAGAWIDVLPGWLTGSDALFEQLATEVPWRAERRKMYDSVIDVPRLLAFYGAGEQLPHPVLAQAREALSAHYAEELGEPFATAGLCHYRDGRDSVAWHGDRIGRGAREDTMVAILSVGSPRDLLLRPARGGETVRRPLGHGDLIVMGGSCQRTWEHCVPKSTRAAGPRISIQFRTRGVR; encoded by the coding sequence ATGACCGCGCACCACCTCCAGGGCTCCCTCTTCGACCAGACCGACGAACTGCGCCTCGGCCCCCTCGACGGGATCGGCCGGACCACGCTCGGCGCGGGCGCCTGGATCGACGTACTGCCGGGCTGGCTCACCGGCTCGGACGCCCTGTTCGAACAGCTGGCCACCGAGGTTCCGTGGCGTGCCGAGCGCCGGAAGATGTACGACAGCGTCATCGACGTACCGCGTCTGCTGGCGTTCTACGGAGCCGGCGAGCAGCTGCCCCACCCTGTGCTGGCCCAGGCACGTGAGGCGCTGTCCGCGCACTACGCCGAGGAGCTGGGTGAGCCCTTCGCCACCGCGGGCCTGTGCCACTACCGCGACGGCCGGGACAGCGTCGCCTGGCACGGCGACCGGATCGGCCGCGGCGCCCGGGAGGACACCATGGTCGCGATCCTCTCCGTGGGTTCCCCGCGCGACCTGCTGCTGCGCCCGGCACGCGGGGGCGAGACCGTACGGCGTCCGCTCGGGCACGGGGACCTGATCGTGATGGGCGGCTCGTGCCAACGGACCTGGGAGCACTGCGTCCCCAAGTCCACCCGCGCCGCAGGGCCGCGCATCAGCATCCAGTTCCGCACGCGCGGCGTGCGCTGA